A single region of the Gracilibacillus caseinilyticus genome encodes:
- the panB gene encoding 3-methyl-2-oxobutanoate hydroxymethyltransferase, producing the protein MKNTLQLQKMKNNSEKISMVTAYDYPSAKIAEAAGIDMILVGDSLGMVVLGYDSTIQVTVDDMIHHGKAVRRGAPDTFTVIDMPFMSYHLSLEKALENAQWIMQQTNAQALKVEGASTDTLLLVQYLTEAGVPIVGHLGLTPQSVHVLGGYRIQGKDKQTAEKLITDAKQLEQYGAVAVVLECVPDRLAKHVSQRLSIPTIGIGAGKDCDGQVLVYHDILQYGVDFKPSFVKVYSEISPIVTDALAKYHQEVKERKYPDDTHTFKMDDQLAKELNLEE; encoded by the coding sequence ATGAAAAACACGTTACAGTTGCAAAAAATGAAGAACAACAGCGAAAAAATTTCGATGGTGACAGCTTATGATTATCCGTCAGCAAAGATTGCAGAAGCTGCCGGAATCGATATGATCCTTGTAGGTGATTCACTAGGAATGGTAGTACTAGGCTATGATTCAACCATTCAAGTCACTGTCGATGATATGATTCACCACGGGAAAGCGGTACGTAGAGGAGCACCGGATACTTTTACTGTTATTGATATGCCCTTTATGTCTTACCACTTATCGTTAGAGAAAGCCTTAGAAAATGCACAATGGATCATGCAGCAAACCAATGCACAAGCATTAAAAGTAGAAGGAGCATCAACGGATACGCTACTGCTGGTTCAGTATCTTACTGAAGCAGGTGTGCCGATTGTTGGCCACCTTGGACTAACACCACAGTCCGTCCATGTGTTAGGTGGTTATCGAATTCAAGGTAAAGATAAACAAACTGCCGAGAAACTAATCACTGATGCTAAGCAATTAGAACAGTATGGAGCTGTTGCAGTAGTATTAGAGTGTGTGCCTGATCGATTAGCCAAACATGTTAGTCAGCGGTTATCTATCCCAACAATCGGTATCGGTGCAGGTAAAGATTGTGATGGTCAGGTTCTGGTTTATCATGATATATTACAATATGGTGTTGATTTTAAGCCGTCATTTGTTAAGGTATATAGTGAGATTAGTCCTATAGTTACAGATGCACTGGCAAAATACCATCAAGAAGTAAAGGAAAGAAAGTACCCTGATGACACTCATACATTCAAAATGGACGATCAATTAGCAAAGGAATTGAATCTGGAGGAATAA
- the panC gene encoding pantoate--beta-alanine ligase, which translates to MNVIRTVKELTSVTKELKQKQHSIGFVPTMGFLHEGHTTLMNESKKYADILIASIFVNPLQFGPDEDFERYPRNEERDLQIAEAHGVDYLFMPTVEEMYPDRATVTVTVQNRADVLCGRSRTGHFDGVATVLTKLFHLTKADFAFFGLKDAQQVAVVKGLVDDFNFDTTIIAVPTVREKDGLAKSSRNVYLSEQERNEAVHLNQSLQIGKQLIIDGERNTDMIREKVKKYIYANTSGQIDYVEVLAFPSLTEAAPINQQIIIAVAVQFSKARLIDNVIVDQQGSLPKASV; encoded by the coding sequence GTGAATGTAATACGTACTGTTAAGGAATTAACTTCTGTTACGAAAGAGCTTAAACAAAAACAGCATTCTATCGGCTTTGTACCAACAATGGGTTTTTTACATGAAGGACATACTACGCTGATGAATGAAAGTAAAAAATATGCGGACATATTAATCGCGAGTATTTTTGTCAATCCATTGCAATTCGGACCTGATGAAGACTTTGAACGCTATCCACGTAATGAAGAACGAGATCTACAGATAGCAGAAGCACATGGTGTCGACTATTTATTTATGCCAACTGTAGAGGAAATGTATCCAGACAGAGCAACAGTGACGGTAACAGTCCAAAATCGCGCAGATGTACTCTGTGGTAGAAGCAGGACTGGTCATTTTGACGGGGTAGCGACGGTCCTGACTAAACTGTTCCATCTTACGAAAGCAGACTTTGCTTTCTTTGGTTTGAAAGATGCACAACAAGTGGCCGTTGTAAAAGGTTTAGTTGATGATTTTAATTTTGATACAACCATTATCGCCGTTCCAACTGTAAGGGAGAAAGATGGGTTGGCAAAAAGCAGCAGGAATGTTTACCTTTCTGAGCAAGAACGGAATGAAGCTGTTCATTTGAACCAATCCTTACAAATCGGAAAACAATTAATCATTGACGGTGAAAGAAATACTGATATGATAAGAGAGAAAGTAAAAAAGTATATTTACGCCAATACAAGTGGCCAAATAGATTATGTAGAGGTATTAGCTTTCCCGTCGTTAACAGAAGCTGCTCCAATAAATCAACAAATCATTATTGCTGTAGCTGTTCAGTTTTCGAAAGCAAGATTGATTGATAATGTGATTGTCGATCAACAAGGGTCTTTGCCTAAAGCTAGTGTTTAG
- the panD gene encoding aspartate 1-decarboxylase: MFRTMMKSKIHRARVTEANLQYVGSITIDADIIDQVGILPHEKVQIVNNNNGARLETYVIAGERGSKVVCLNGAAARLVQPDDIIIIVSYGIFSEEELSNFKPKVAVMDDNNNIQEMLEQEPPLTRV; the protein is encoded by the coding sequence ATGTTTCGTACTATGATGAAATCAAAAATTCATCGTGCACGCGTTACCGAAGCGAACTTGCAATATGTTGGCAGTATCACCATAGATGCGGATATTATCGATCAGGTTGGTATTCTACCACACGAAAAAGTGCAAATTGTAAATAACAATAATGGAGCACGGTTAGAAACATACGTAATCGCAGGTGAAAGAGGAAGTAAGGTCGTGTGTTTAAATGGTGCGGCTGCTCGATTAGTGCAACCGGATGATATTATTATAATTGTTTCCTATGGTATTTTCTCAGAAGAGGAATTATCGAATTTCAAGCCGAAAGTCGCCGTGATGGATGACAATAATAATATTCAGGAAATGTTAGAACAAGAACCACCATTAACTCGCGTATAG
- the dinG gene encoding ATP-dependent DNA helicase DinG, with amino-acid sequence MIVLQKYVVLDVETTGQSAAKGDRIIEIAIVIIENNQITAQYNQLINPEKPIPAFISQLTSITDEDVATMPIFAEVVADFIHMFDDAVFVAHNVYFDLTFLNEELERNGHSPIKPKVLDTVELARILLPKASSYKLNELAEYLLISHENPHRAISDALVTADLFILLLHKLQSLPQVVKEQLRYLSRRLRSNIDQLGELLDSPVHRNDIDIFRGFALKSTDSYTQQQDDICDTYGDFLEKMYGEDGQLASLFTEYEKRPSQQFISEKVYDHFRTHEHALIEAETGLGKTIAYLIPAVYESLHHNQRVVISTTNTNLQSQLIEQDLKKLQVQVPTVIVKGKNHYLSLQKFEQYYHDTSYFSYQDVLFKSMILVWLTETTTGDLDEIQFAVDKQPIYHQIIVNHERTSTPWKDYCFYRRMLKKAASASIIVTNHALLTIDSKAERPILPSYHRLIVDEAHQLEQVATNHSGLSLSYFELTSYLQLLEKNYGNLSDIPTKIEHVKYEADILFRQLFQVVKDENQKQKAVTEIGRFKAVWEPNEQTKDSVDRTVLMLTELCERLEQIDEEEQKQLIQIKQKMHRLLAVEDNASVTWLEIDQNGAENAVFVHQEPFSVQQLLHDQLFNQKEAIILISATLTMNKSFQYIRNKLGMNTLTAKEYMVEHHFDYKHNVELLIPDDLPAIQYPRNDDFIYAVNEAIISLSEKTDGRMLVLFTSYDMLRKSYYLLKESDYLSDYMIIGQGVTSGSRNRLIKQFQGFDKSILLGTNAYWQGIDIPGEDLSCLMIVKLPFQSPQDPVYKKKANYYQAKGINPFMEIALPQAVLQFKQGFGRLIRKKSDRGVIFVMDDRLMTKRYGKTFMGSIPEISVHYDHFEKLLNRVSKWL; translated from the coding sequence ATGATCGTTTTGCAAAAATATGTCGTATTAGATGTGGAAACAACAGGACAATCAGCAGCCAAAGGCGATCGAATCATAGAAATAGCAATTGTAATAATCGAAAATAATCAAATTACAGCACAGTATAATCAACTGATCAATCCGGAAAAGCCAATTCCCGCTTTTATTTCACAACTGACCTCGATAACGGATGAAGATGTAGCAACGATGCCGATTTTCGCTGAAGTTGTAGCAGATTTTATACATATGTTCGACGATGCGGTTTTCGTGGCTCATAACGTTTATTTCGATTTGACATTTTTGAATGAAGAATTAGAGCGGAACGGACATTCACCTATCAAACCAAAAGTTTTGGATACGGTCGAATTAGCAAGAATTCTATTACCGAAGGCTTCCAGTTATAAATTAAACGAATTAGCAGAATATTTGTTAATCAGTCATGAGAATCCGCACCGTGCGATATCTGACGCTCTAGTCACTGCAGACCTGTTCATCTTGCTGTTGCATAAATTACAATCATTGCCTCAGGTTGTAAAAGAACAATTACGCTACTTATCGAGACGGCTACGGTCAAATATCGATCAATTAGGAGAATTGCTCGATTCTCCAGTCCATCGCAATGATATTGATATTTTTCGTGGTTTTGCATTGAAAAGCACTGATTCGTATACACAACAACAAGATGACATATGTGACACATATGGTGATTTTCTGGAGAAGATGTACGGTGAAGATGGGCAATTAGCTTCTCTGTTTACCGAATATGAGAAGCGACCATCTCAGCAATTCATCAGTGAAAAAGTCTATGACCATTTTCGCACACATGAACATGCTCTCATTGAAGCGGAGACTGGACTGGGCAAAACAATCGCTTATTTAATACCAGCCGTATATGAATCATTGCATCACAATCAGCGTGTTGTCATCAGTACGACAAATACGAACTTGCAATCGCAATTAATTGAACAGGATTTAAAGAAGCTTCAGGTACAGGTACCAACTGTAATTGTCAAAGGGAAAAATCATTACTTGAGTTTGCAGAAATTTGAACAATATTATCATGATACCAGCTATTTTTCGTACCAGGATGTGTTGTTTAAATCGATGATCTTAGTTTGGTTGACGGAAACAACGACAGGAGATTTGGACGAAATTCAGTTTGCTGTTGATAAGCAACCCATATACCATCAGATTATTGTTAATCATGAAAGAACTTCGACTCCGTGGAAAGATTATTGTTTCTATCGAAGAATGCTCAAAAAAGCGGCTTCTGCATCGATCATCGTAACCAATCATGCATTATTGACGATTGACAGCAAGGCAGAACGTCCTATTTTGCCCAGCTACCATCGGTTAATTGTAGATGAAGCGCACCAGTTGGAACAAGTGGCGACAAATCATTCCGGTCTATCTTTGAGTTATTTCGAATTAACATCGTACCTACAGCTGCTGGAAAAGAATTACGGCAACCTAAGTGATATACCAACGAAGATTGAACATGTGAAATACGAAGCTGATATTTTATTTCGACAGCTGTTTCAAGTAGTAAAAGATGAGAATCAAAAACAAAAAGCAGTAACTGAAATTGGCAGGTTTAAGGCAGTATGGGAACCGAATGAACAAACGAAGGATAGTGTTGATCGAACAGTATTGATGCTTACAGAATTATGTGAACGATTGGAACAAATCGACGAGGAAGAACAAAAACAATTGATCCAGATAAAACAAAAGATGCATCGTTTGTTAGCTGTGGAAGACAACGCATCAGTTACTTGGTTGGAAATAGATCAAAATGGTGCAGAGAATGCGGTTTTTGTTCACCAGGAACCTTTTTCCGTTCAACAGCTTCTTCATGATCAATTATTTAACCAAAAAGAAGCGATCATACTAATTAGTGCAACATTAACCATGAATAAATCTTTTCAATATATTCGCAATAAATTAGGTATGAATACTTTAACGGCAAAAGAATATATGGTGGAACACCACTTTGATTACAAACATAATGTCGAGCTGTTAATTCCTGATGATTTACCAGCAATCCAATACCCGCGAAATGATGATTTTATTTACGCTGTCAATGAAGCGATCATTTCACTTTCTGAAAAAACAGATGGCAGAATGCTTGTACTGTTTACATCGTATGATATGTTACGCAAAAGTTATTATTTGTTAAAGGAATCAGATTATTTGTCTGATTACATGATCATTGGTCAAGGTGTTACTTCTGGAAGCAGAAATAGACTAATCAAACAATTTCAAGGATTTGATAAATCTATATTGCTCGGTACCAATGCATACTGGCAAGGCATTGACATACCTGGTGAAGACCTTTCATGTCTGATGATTGTTAAACTACCGTTTCAATCACCACAAGATCCCGTATATAAGAAAAAAGCTAATTATTATCAGGCCAAGGGAATTAACCCTTTCATGGAAATTGCACTTCCACAGGCTGTCCTGCAGTTTAAACAAGGGTTTGGAAGATTGATTCGCAAAAAGTCAGATCGTGGAGTTATCTTTGTGATGGATGACCGACTGATGACGAAGCGATACGGCAAAACATTTATGGGATCGATCCCTGAAATTTCAGTTCATTATGACCACTTTGAAAAATTGTTAAACCGAGTCAGTAAATGGTTATGA
- a CDS encoding ComEC/Rec2 family competence protein — MKIRLMCSMILYVIILAAFSPVYAIPDVEIPQMSTNQMDMVFFNVPHGEASLLTNYQGEHILVNTASKKSQKTLFENLSKLQVDKIETIIITNQSEEYTGNLLYFIEHYQVENVIVPSNMNVQSLEEDVTIQKWKLDDQFQLWDELALRTLDETKDGDISFLMEYGQESILFLNDKDTAIERKLMNQTVDVDILKVAAFGSGNSPSQRFLEKIDPYMGIIFPSQTHRINESLIERLNATWIDVYFLKQSGTVFVRLNKDDYEILTENSSVSSLHR, encoded by the coding sequence ATGAAAATACGGTTGATGTGTAGCATGATTTTATACGTTATCATACTGGCTGCGTTCTCTCCAGTATATGCCATACCAGATGTTGAGATTCCGCAAATGAGTACAAATCAAATGGACATGGTGTTTTTCAATGTGCCTCACGGAGAGGCTAGTTTATTAACCAATTATCAAGGCGAACATATTTTAGTCAATACTGCCTCGAAAAAAAGTCAAAAAACTTTATTTGAAAATTTGTCCAAATTACAAGTAGATAAAATAGAAACCATTATCATTACCAATCAATCAGAAGAATATACAGGAAATCTGTTGTATTTTATCGAACATTACCAAGTAGAGAATGTCATTGTACCATCTAATATGAATGTCCAATCACTAGAAGAAGACGTGACGATACAGAAATGGAAACTAGATGATCAATTTCAATTGTGGGATGAATTGGCTTTGCGAACACTAGACGAAACAAAAGATGGCGACATTTCTTTCCTAATGGAGTATGGCCAGGAATCAATTTTGTTTTTAAATGATAAGGACACTGCTATCGAGCGAAAATTAATGAACCAGACAGTTGACGTCGATATCTTAAAAGTAGCAGCATTTGGAAGTGGAAATTCTCCGTCTCAGCGTTTTTTAGAGAAAATTGATCCTTATATGGGCATTATTTTTCCAAGTCAGACACATAGGATAAATGAGTCATTGATCGAACGATTAAATGCAACATGGATAGATGTTTATTTTTTAAAGCAGTCTGGAACTGTTTTTGTCCGTTTAAACAAGGATGATTACGAAATTCTAACCGAAAACAGCTCTGTAAGCTCCTTACACCGTTAA
- a CDS encoding YpmA family protein — protein MSQSKITTLSTVKIDHADDLYKIVDSLNRTLKEDNLMFGLTLSEDNYEKAIFTIYRT, from the coding sequence ATGAGCCAATCAAAAATCACAACATTATCGACAGTGAAAATTGATCATGCCGATGATCTGTATAAAATAGTCGATAGCTTAAACAGGACGCTAAAAGAGGATAATTTGATGTTTGGATTAACATTAAGCGAGGATAATTATGAAAAAGCAATCTTTACCATTTATCGGACATAA
- a CDS encoding cell wall elongation regulator TseB-like domain-containing protein, whose translation MKKQSLPFIGHNKLWFTVALIAIVALIAIYYFVSLYQDVIESKTNQFEEVRQYTLSNTSLDQIHSVERYHGDQLYYVLEGENEQQQDTLAYVFQTEDGQWDYQMYKEESFYSEKELLTEWRDRCTECEYLGSAIGIDEEMPILEIKYMDTSDRLVYEHVLLEDKTHYRLTLTPSFQY comes from the coding sequence ATGAAAAAGCAATCTTTACCATTTATCGGACATAACAAATTATGGTTCACTGTGGCACTTATTGCCATTGTTGCACTGATCGCCATCTATTATTTTGTCTCACTGTATCAAGATGTAATCGAAAGTAAAACCAATCAATTTGAAGAAGTTCGGCAGTATACATTAAGTAACACCTCACTTGATCAAATACATAGTGTGGAAAGATATCATGGTGACCAATTGTACTACGTGCTAGAAGGGGAGAATGAACAACAACAAGATACCTTAGCATATGTTTTCCAAACGGAGGACGGTCAGTGGGATTATCAAATGTATAAAGAAGAATCGTTTTACTCAGAGAAAGAACTATTAACAGAATGGCGAGATCGTTGTACGGAATGCGAGTATTTAGGATCTGCGATTGGCATAGATGAAGAAATGCCAATTCTGGAAATTAAATATATGGATACGTCTGATCGTTTAGTTTATGAACATGTCTTACTAGAAGATAAAACACATTATCGATTAACATTAACTCCATCATTTCAATATTAG
- a CDS encoding pyridoxal phosphate-dependent aminotransferase yields MDLANRVQTLTPSSTLAITAKAKELKQAGHDVIGLGAGEPDFNTPEHILDAASKSMYDGFTKYTPSGGTVELKKAIQQKMQDDQGLAYDLDQIIVTIGAKHGLYTLFQVLLNKGDEVIVPAPYWVSYPEQIKLAEGKPVFVDAKEENEFKLTPEQLEHAITDKTKAVIINSPSNPTGAMYDKEELEALGEVCLKHNILIVSDEIYEKLTYTSTKHVSIAELSPQLKEQTVVINGVSKSHSMTGWRIGYAVGNKSIIKAMTNLASHSTSNPTSIAQVAAEAAYTGDQQPVNIMREAFADRLEKLYDWLVAIPGIDCVKPKGAFYLFPNVKEAVEMNGFETVDEWVTALLEEEKVALVPGTGFGAPDNVRLSYAISLEQLEEAANRIKRFVENHS; encoded by the coding sequence ATGGATTTAGCAAACAGAGTGCAAACACTAACCCCGTCATCAACCTTAGCCATTACGGCGAAAGCAAAGGAATTGAAACAGGCAGGCCATGATGTAATTGGCTTAGGAGCAGGTGAGCCGGATTTCAATACACCTGAACATATTCTTGACGCGGCATCGAAATCAATGTATGACGGATTTACAAAATATACACCATCAGGTGGTACCGTAGAATTAAAAAAAGCAATTCAGCAAAAAATGCAAGATGACCAAGGCTTGGCATACGACCTTGATCAAATCATTGTTACCATCGGTGCGAAACATGGTCTTTATACTTTATTTCAAGTACTGTTAAACAAAGGGGATGAAGTAATTGTTCCTGCACCATACTGGGTAAGCTATCCAGAACAGATTAAATTAGCAGAAGGAAAACCAGTCTTTGTTGATGCAAAGGAAGAAAATGAATTTAAATTAACCCCTGAGCAGCTAGAACATGCGATTACAGACAAAACAAAAGCAGTAATCATCAATTCACCAAGTAACCCAACAGGTGCTATGTATGATAAAGAAGAATTAGAAGCATTAGGAGAAGTTTGTTTAAAACATAATATTTTAATTGTTTCAGATGAAATCTATGAAAAATTAACTTATACATCAACAAAACATGTATCGATTGCCGAGCTTTCTCCTCAGTTAAAGGAACAAACGGTTGTCATTAATGGTGTTTCTAAATCCCATTCGATGACAGGCTGGAGAATTGGGTATGCAGTGGGGAACAAATCGATTATTAAAGCAATGACTAATCTGGCATCTCATTCTACTTCCAATCCGACATCAATCGCACAAGTAGCAGCAGAGGCTGCTTATACTGGTGATCAACAGCCGGTAAATATAATGAGAGAAGCTTTTGCCGATCGATTAGAAAAACTGTATGACTGGCTGGTAGCTATTCCAGGCATTGATTGTGTCAAACCTAAAGGTGCTTTCTACTTATTTCCAAATGTGAAAGAAGCAGTCGAAATGAACGGATTCGAAACAGTAGATGAATGGGTCACAGCTTTATTGGAAGAGGAAAAAGTAGCATTAGTTCCCGGAACAGGATTCGGTGCACCGGATAACGTCCGTCTTTCTTATGCCATTTCATTAGAGCAACTAGAAGAAGCTGCAAATCGTATTAAACGCTTTGTGGAAAATCACAGTTAA
- the asnS gene encoding asparagine--tRNA ligase, whose product MKTTINQAASNVNQVVTIGAWLANKRSSGKIAFLQLRDGTGFIQGVVVKADVSEETFQLAKSITQETSLYVTGTIVKDTRSPFGYEMQVKELEVIHEATDYPITPKEHGTEFLMDHRHLWLRSKKQHAIMKIRNQIIQSTYQFFQKEDFMKIDPPILTGAAAEGTTELFHTKYFDEEAYLSQSGQLYMEAAAMAFGRVFSFGPTFRAEKSKTRRHLIEFWMIEPEMAFVTHEESLEIQENYVAYVVEQVLEHCQLELTTLERDVDTLKKIKAPFPRITYDKAIEMLKKKGFTDVEWGEDFGAPHETAIAESFDQPVFITHYPKDIKAFYMKPDPERDDVVLCADLIAPEGYGEIIGGSARIDDLALMEQRYQEHHLSGDAYQWYLELRKYGSVPHAGFGLGLERTVAWISGVEHVRETIPFPRLLNRLYP is encoded by the coding sequence ATGAAAACAACTATTAATCAGGCAGCATCCAATGTGAATCAGGTAGTGACAATTGGAGCATGGCTTGCTAATAAACGTTCCAGCGGTAAAATCGCATTTTTACAACTTCGTGATGGAACAGGTTTTATCCAGGGTGTTGTCGTAAAAGCGGACGTATCAGAAGAAACGTTCCAATTAGCAAAATCGATAACACAGGAAACGTCTTTATACGTTACGGGTACGATTGTAAAGGATACGCGTTCACCGTTTGGCTATGAAATGCAAGTAAAAGAATTAGAAGTGATCCATGAGGCAACTGATTACCCCATTACACCAAAGGAACATGGTACAGAGTTCTTAATGGATCATCGTCATCTATGGTTGCGTTCGAAGAAACAGCATGCAATTATGAAAATTAGAAATCAAATCATTCAATCAACCTATCAGTTTTTTCAAAAAGAAGACTTTATGAAGATTGATCCACCTATATTAACAGGTGCAGCGGCAGAAGGAACGACAGAATTATTCCATACGAAGTATTTTGACGAAGAAGCTTATTTATCTCAAAGTGGTCAGTTATATATGGAAGCTGCTGCAATGGCATTCGGTCGTGTATTTTCATTCGGTCCTACATTCCGTGCCGAAAAGTCAAAAACACGTCGCCATTTAATTGAGTTCTGGATGATTGAACCTGAAATGGCTTTTGTAACACATGAAGAGAGTCTGGAAATTCAGGAAAATTATGTTGCATATGTAGTAGAGCAAGTTTTAGAGCATTGTCAATTAGAACTAACGACTTTAGAACGTGATGTTGATACATTGAAAAAGATAAAGGCACCTTTTCCACGTATTACGTATGATAAAGCAATCGAAATGCTGAAAAAGAAAGGCTTTACTGATGTAGAGTGGGGAGAAGATTTCGGTGCACCTCATGAAACTGCAATTGCCGAAAGCTTTGACCAACCAGTGTTTATCACGCATTATCCGAAAGACATTAAAGCATTCTATATGAAACCAGATCCTGAGCGTGATGATGTCGTGTTATGTGCGGATTTAATCGCACCAGAAGGATATGGAGAAATCATTGGTGGTTCGGCAAGAATCGACGACTTAGCTTTAATGGAACAACGATACCAGGAACATCACCTGTCAGGAGATGCTTATCAGTGGTACCTGGAATTAAGAAAATATGGAAGTGTTCCGCACGCCGGCTTTGGTCTGGGCTTAGAAAGAACAGTAGCCTGGATCAGTGGAGTCGAGCACGTTCGTGAAACGATTCCATTCCCACGATTGTTAAATCGTTTATACCCGTAA
- a CDS encoding DnaD domain-containing protein produces MREKMQTILFDQVNLPALLIERFAQLGMNETQLAIILQIYTAQRRGNNFPTPEELSGQLTISSESCSTLLRQLIQKGFLTIEEDKEDDQIIKETYSFEPLWEKLYQAEEKPKKQSEDKVGEVFQKFEREFGRPLSPFEIEMINNWLDEDRHDRSLIYAALREAVLMGKVNFKYIDRILMEWHKKGIKSLQQAQQTSRSFHQKQSNTTAKKSHSYDKSLYYNWLEE; encoded by the coding sequence ATGCGTGAAAAAATGCAAACAATATTATTTGATCAGGTCAATCTTCCAGCCCTCTTGATTGAACGATTTGCACAGTTAGGAATGAACGAAACACAACTTGCGATTATTTTACAAATCTATACCGCGCAACGTCGGGGAAATAATTTTCCTACACCAGAAGAACTGTCCGGACAGCTGACGATCAGTAGTGAATCTTGTTCTACTTTGTTACGTCAGCTCATACAGAAAGGGTTTCTTACGATTGAAGAAGACAAAGAAGACGATCAGATTATAAAAGAGACGTATTCATTTGAGCCACTGTGGGAAAAACTGTATCAAGCAGAAGAAAAACCAAAAAAACAGTCTGAAGACAAAGTGGGCGAGGTTTTCCAAAAGTTTGAACGCGAATTTGGCAGACCACTTTCTCCATTTGAAATTGAGATGATTAACAATTGGCTGGATGAGGACAGGCATGATAGGTCACTGATATATGCTGCTTTACGAGAAGCGGTATTAATGGGCAAAGTGAATTTTAAATATATTGATCGGATTTTAATGGAGTGGCACAAAAAAGGAATCAAATCTCTCCAGCAAGCTCAGCAGACGAGCCGCTCCTTTCATCAAAAACAATCGAACACAACTGCAAAGAAATCACATTCATATGATAAGTCGCTTTATTATAACTGGCTAGAGGAGTAA
- the nth gene encoding endonuclease III — translation MLTKKDITIVRKELENMFPDAECELIHENPFELVIAVLLSAQCTDALVNKVTKDLFQKYKTPEDYLAVTLEELQSDIRSIGLYRNKSKNIRKLCETLIEKYDGIVPNTKEELESLAGVGRKTANVVASVAFGEPTIAVDTHVERVSKRLGICRWKDSVLEVEKTLMRKIPKEEWSDTHHRMIFFGRYHCKAKSPQCETCPLLDLCREGQKRMKKSSKVIV, via the coding sequence ATGTTAACAAAAAAAGATATAACCATTGTGCGGAAGGAATTAGAGAATATGTTTCCTGATGCCGAATGTGAGTTGATACACGAAAATCCATTTGAATTAGTAATAGCTGTTTTATTATCTGCACAATGTACAGATGCCCTTGTAAACAAAGTAACAAAAGATCTTTTTCAAAAATATAAAACACCAGAGGATTACTTGGCTGTTACACTAGAAGAGTTGCAGTCAGACATTCGATCCATTGGTTTATATCGCAATAAATCGAAGAACATTCGTAAGCTGTGCGAGACATTGATTGAAAAATACGATGGTATTGTCCCTAATACAAAAGAAGAGCTAGAGAGCTTAGCAGGAGTGGGGAGGAAGACAGCGAATGTAGTAGCTTCTGTTGCTTTTGGTGAACCGACCATTGCTGTTGATACCCACGTAGAACGTGTTTCTAAGCGACTTGGTATATGCCGCTGGAAAGACAGTGTTCTAGAGGTGGAAAAAACACTGATGCGGAAGATTCCAAAAGAAGAGTGGAGCGATACCCATCATCGAATGATTTTCTTCGGCCGGTATCATTGTAAAGCAAAAAGCCCGCAATGTGAGACCTGTCCATTATTAGATTTATGCCGGGAAGGTCAAAAAAGAATGAAAAAAAGCAGCAAGGTTATCGTATAA